The Caulobacter vibrioides sequence TGATGCTGGCGGCGACCCTCCTAGCTTATGCGAAGGCTAAGCCAGCCCCAGCGCCGGAACCCCAATCGGCCTGACGGCTTTGGTGATGGCTAAACCTCGACCTTTCGTCGCCTTAGACTCGCCTGAAATCTGGGCTGTGTTTCGGGCGAACCGCTAGGAGTCCTTCGTGACCAACATGCGCAAGCTTCGCGCCCTGCTGCCCGTCTTCGTCCTGCTGACGGCCTGTTCGAACCCGGCCGGCCCATCCAACGCCCAGTCGATCCCCGACATGCCTCAGCCCACGCGCCGGGTTCCGGCCGACGCGGTCTCGATGAAGCAGTCGTTCTCGCCAGTCGTGAAGAAGGCGGCGCCGGCTGTCGTCAACGTCAAAAGCCGCCGCGTCGTCCAGCGCCGTGTCGATCCTTTCTGGGACTTCTTCATGGGCGGTGGCCAGGGCGGCTCGCAGGTGCAGAGCTCGCTCGGCTCGGGCGCGATCGTTCGCGCCGACGGCGTGATCATCACCAATCACCACAATATCAACGGGATGAGCGACATCACCATCCAGTTGGCCGACCGGCGTGAGTTCCCGGCCGTGGTGCTTCTGGATGACCCGCGTGCGGACCTCGCCGTTCTGAAGATCGACACCAAGGGCGAGAAGCTGCCGGTCATGGCCATCGACGACCAAGAGCAGCTGGAGGTCGGCGACCTCGTCCTGGCGATGGGCAACCCGTTCGGCGTCGGCCAGACCGTGACCAACGGCATTGTCTCGGCCCTGGCGCGAACCGACGTCGGCGCGGCCGATTTCGGCAGCTACATCCAGACCGACGCGGCGATCAATCCGGGTAACTCCGGCGGTCCGCTGGTCGACATGGATGGTGATCTGGTCGGCATCAACACCTTCATCATCTCGCGCTCGGGTTCATCGTCGGGCGTCGGTTTCGCCATCCCATCC is a genomic window containing:
- a CDS encoding DegQ family serine endoprotease is translated as MTNMRKLRALLPVFVLLTACSNPAGPSNAQSIPDMPQPTRRVPADAVSMKQSFSPVVKKAAPAVVNVKSRRVVQRRVDPFWDFFMGGGQGGSQVQSSLGSGAIVRADGVIITNHHNINGMSDITIQLADRREFPAVVLLDDPRADLAVLKIDTKGEKLPVMAIDDQEQLEVGDLVLAMGNPFGVGQTVTNGIVSALARTDVGAADFGSYIQTDAAINPGNSGGPLVDMDGDLVGINTFIISRSGSSSGVGFAIPSRVVRQVVNAALGGGHSIVRPWLGVKGQTVTGDIAKSLGMTAPSGVLVAQVYPGSSAERAGLKEGDVILSIDGQPVNDEGGGAFAIGTHKVGDRVPMLIRRGDREMTITVRADAAPETPARDERTLSGNNPFNGATVMNLSPAVAQDLGVDPFAGRGALVTKIGPGYAGNWMRPGDFVRSVNGRQINTVADLASVIAGRAGRWNVTIERDGQLIQAQF